In the genome of Pristis pectinata isolate sPriPec2 chromosome 25, sPriPec2.1.pri, whole genome shotgun sequence, the window AAAAGGGCAAGTTTGTGCTTTGCAATAATaatgcttcatcagaacagtgaTTTAATTGGTTAAGTTGATACatttttgcctttcataaaaTATGACACTGAGGATACATTGGCTCAGGTCTTCATTTGAAACCTACGTTCCTCTGCCCCCTTACTCCTTCCCAACTAGCTTCTCAGATCCCAGACAATCAACAATTTAGACTCTCAACATCAGCATCAAATCTTTACATGGCACAGTTCCTTCCAATATCCATGATATTATGTGGTCCTGTAACACTGGGCACATTGGCCGAATAACTGGCTTCTCCATCCTTCATCCTCCTCCATTTGTGCTCCTCCATTGTGTGAAGAAGActcttggcacattggccttcagcagtcagggcactgagtataaaagttgggtggttatgttgcagttgtacaagacgctggtgaggccacacttggagtctggtgttcagttttggttaccctgtcataggaaagatgtagtaAACTGGGcagagtgcagaaaagctttacaaggatattgccgggactcaagagactgagttataaggagaggctggacaagctgggactttttaccttgaagcgtaggagactgagaggtgatcttatggaggtgtataaaatcatgaggggcatagatagggtgcaagCACcctatttttcccagggttggggaatcaagaactagagggcaaaggtttaaggtgagagggggatgattgaagaggaacttgaggggcaacttttttacactgagagtggtaagtatagggaatgagctgccagaggaaatgtttgaggcaggctcaataacaacttttaaaagacagttggacaggtacatggattggaaaggtttaaaaggatatgggctaaacaggggcaaatgggattagcttggatgggcatcttggtcggcaaggactaGTTGGGCGAAgagcctgtttcatgctgtatgactttatgctCTGTTCCTTCAGCCACTGAGCTTACATTTTCTATGTCTCCATCACCACTACCCCTGCCTAGCTGATTCACTGCACATGAGTCACCagtaggataggataggataggattggataaggtatctttattagtcacatgcacatcaaaacacacagtgaaatacatcttttgcgtagagtgttctggcagcagcccacaagtgtcgccatgcttccggcgccaacatagcatgcccacaacttcctaacccgtatgtctttggaatgtgggaggaaaccggagcacccggaggaatcccatgcagacacagggagaacgttcaaactccttacagacagtggatggaattgaaccccaggtcgctggcgctgtaatagcattaggctaaccgctgtgctactgtgcctgcccaaccaGTAGGGTTCCTAACTCTGCTTGAACATAATCCTGAACATTTCATCACAGCCTCTTGTCCACTATCACTTCACCCTGACACTCCTGACTTCCCACAGCCATGCAGAGAGCAAATGGACTCTTCAGTACCAAGTGGCTGATTCTTGATTGCCAGTCAACGAGCCCTGTTCTTATGACTGATATTTTAATAATCATTAAACGTTGCCCACTCCTTGGGTCACGGGCTGCCCACAGATGATCTACCTTTGGAGTCTGTGGGGCAATCCTGGAATTCTAGTAATAGCAGTGTCTTAATTTATATTTCCATTGACAAAGATTGCCCGAGATGAGAAGCAGATACCTAAGTCAAAATTTCCATCTATAAATGCAAACCCCATCACTTATCTCAAACAAAATGTTGTTGCCATAAAAACAAAGTAATAATTCTTTCAGTTGTGGAACATCAAGTCAATTCATTCTCGATCCTCTATGTTCTGTATAATGTGAATAGTGGTGGCTGGTTGTGGCAATGAAAGTGGATGTCATGTACAAGGCCTAATTCACTCTCAATGTCTGTAATGGGAATTCTTGTCAGTGATCCTGCCCTTTGAGTTGGGGTCCTGTGTTCTGAAGGAGCATTGAAGGAACAGCGATAACAGTTGAGTGCAATAAAGCAGAGCCActacattttattttagatttgtacCATGTAGAATCCCACTCCTGACTTAAATGTTCTTGTACAGTTCTCAGGATCTGCAACTTTTAAAAGTCTGATATTGAAATCTTCAGCATGAGATGAAAGTCCAGAGCCCTAAAGGTGCTTCAATGTGGAAATGAAGCAGTGCTTCCAGGGACTGATGCCAGTTTAGTGCGAGCTCTCAAGGGATAGATATCCCATTTTACATGACCGAAAAGGCATTAGAATTGGAAGTTTCAGGCTTGTGCAGGCAGACCATGCAATGGGCTCACCTTTGTGATCTCTCACTGTGACGAGGTTTCTTACAGAGGAGCACAGCTTTAATGGCTTTGTACTCATTGGAGCAGATTCATCTTTGAGCAGGAGAGGGTGATATGGGCAACATGCCACTGATGGCTGACAGAGACACGGGCACATGGAGCAGGGGCAATGATGGCCGGTGCTCCCAGGAAACAGGGCAAAATAAGAAAACAGGAACTTATGTGAAGGAAGAATATCCTATTCTAGTAGGTTTCTTGGCACCAGCTATGTAGGTTCAGATCCTTTAGCTAATACAGGTGCAGGTCTTCATTGAAGGCATAGGCCAGCTTCAACATTCTTACTGTAGAAAATTGCAAGAGTAATACCAACTGACATTAATCAAAAGCACCCTCTGGCTTCTTTGCATAAGGCAAGCTGATAATACACATGGGAGGCAGTGATTGAATATCCAGACATAAATCATGTTTTGCAATTAGGTTTTAGATTGCATTTAATGGtatctcatttaaactttgcaCTGCACAATGGTATGTTCACTCTGCTAACATCAACAAAAAAATGTAGTAGACATACAGAGTGTGCATATGGGTAGTGGCAGATTACAGTTGTAAACTAGCCACTGCTTACAATATAAGTCTTGCCAACTGCTTCTTTCACTCTACAACTACTGCTTGAATAGAACGTTAGTGCAGATTTGAGAATAGGAAGCAGTCTAATGAATCATGATTTCAGCTCTGTCAGTCTGCTTATCATGGTGTGCTTGTGTAAATGTATGCATTATAcatacatttatttaaatatatgtaGTTGTATGTGCAATACTCATAACATTCAACGTTAGATATTTATATAGATCCATAGTGATACCATCTGAAATCATTATCCCCTGTCAATTGTAAAGTAAAGAGGGTTCAGCACAGAGAAGGTTAATGTGTTGCAAATAATTTAAGTTAGATAGTTGATGTTGAACACAAACATcctgtcatttttattttgaattgtaaGCTTTCTGTTTCTGAAGAAACACATAATTTTGCAAatataaatctttgaaaatggaatttgtttaGGAAAATGAATAGCAGCAACTCGACATCAACTTAAACAGTCACAGTTCAAAATCATTGATTTATTGGCCATGGCGAACCATTTATAGTCCTTTAATTATTTTACCCTGATCCTCCTCCTGTTTAAAAGATCTTTATCAGCATAGCAAAGCCTTTACTAATTTATCCACATCTTGTCCTGTTTTTAAAATGACCCTCCTACACTCAGTGGGgtgacacagccagtagagctgctgtctcacagctccagagacccgagtttgATCCTAACccagggtgctgtctgtgaggagtttgcaagttctccctgtgaccatatggatttcctccagctgctctggtttccttccacatcccaaaggtatgcagctctgtaggttaattggctactgtaaattgcccttagtgtacaGGGTACAGGAGAGTGGTGGAACCTGGGagaccaggggtggtggtggttgtggggGGGTGTGGAATGTTAATGGGAATGcggagagaataaaaattgggaataGTACAGGATCTttgcaaatggatggttgatggatgATGCAGACTACGTGTGCTGAAggacctgattccatgctgtatgactctataactccaatACGCCACAGCCTGGCATGGCTGCCTCTGGATCCCTCAAAGTGACTGATTGATCCTTAGCTAAACTGTTCTTAGGTAAAGGGAAAGAGTGAGTATAAAATAGGCAATTATATAAAGAAAGAGTAAAAATTAGAAATGTAGTTATTTCAGTCTTTTGGGACCTGATCTCAGTTGTTAGCTCAGCAAGAGAGACCTTCATTATAAATGTAGTCTGCACCCTTTCATTTGGAATTGACAACTATCCCGAGGGCACCTAAGATAAATTAGGAGGGAAAGAGGAATAAAAACAACATAAAGGTCATCTTTAGTTTGAAACTTAGACAAGTCGTATCTGATAGAGGTCTTGGATGGCTGACCAATGGAGCGTGATTACTGGCTGCCTTCTAGTTCTAACCTTGTTAATACCGACTAGTCGGGCTGTGAATAAAAGACAAACGTCTTGCTGTAGCTGACCAGCTGTGGGCCCAGTGTGTGTGAGGTCAGGTTTGCGGACAGATAATCCAGTGCACACATCAGTGTGGTGAATCATGTCTAGATCACCTACAGGAGTTTCTGGGCTGGCTGGATGAACAACCAAAGCCAGCAGAGTGTgcatacacatacacatatagAAATAAGGTCAGTCTCATTAACAGTATGAAATCCTACTTTGCAATTGGAAGTGTCCACAGTCACGTCAATGCTCTTGTTATTGAGAAATCAGTCCTGGGGAAGACAGAGACCAGAAAATCAGGGTGTTCAGTCATTCCCCACTGTTTTCAGATTACCACCCTGTTTCCTCAAACTCTGTCCCACAGCTTGCAACCTTCTTTGTGTTTCTTTTCCTAATTTTCTCTTGTGAGGGTGGGACTCTTGTTGTGGTTTGCATCACTAAATGTTGGCAGCTATTTGGTGCCTGGTTCACTGCCCAAAGAGGCAGTCATCATATGTGAACCTAGACAATCTATGCTGGCAGGCAAGTGCACTGGAGGGTGGGGAAGAAATCACAGCCAAGCTCTGACCAGATCCAGCACACTTTCCAGAAGATCAAGAGCAGAACATTTGCATGAAATTTTCCCTGGCTGAAACTTATTTTAGTAAGCCCAATTGTAATTTCTCCCTCTTGCCATTAAAGCAGAGATGAGCCAACTTATCAAGCCAGGAATCAAAACTAAGTTATTTCTAATTAGTGCCTCCCTACGGCCTCATTCATTCACTGTGATGCTGGACGATAGCTGGCTATTTGAACTAACAACAGTATTTTTCATATCTCTACCATGTGCCTTTTATCACACAGgcaggcaacttcttcacagaggcaGACTCTCGAGAACACAGCACCCTAAACATTGTTGCAATACATACACAGATAGCAAATGGCCGTGTGGTACAATTCTAAAAAAGTACCAACCATTATTACATATACCACATGTTACTCTCAATACTAAACCGAACAACAGATGGACATTAGAAGGAAGCTCATTTATTGTTACTAGGTTCTGTTACCTCACACTGATCTAGTATCTCAACAATAAATTTCAGTCCAGAGTAATATTGTTAAAAAACAACTTCCATTAGTCCAATGGTGTGTAATATTGAATAACATCATTAGATCTGTGTCAGGCATGCAAGTGTGATTCTCACTGGGAATTTTCATTATCCACTGATGTAGTATCTGTGTACTCATGAGTTTGGCCATGTTGTACTGGGAGGTCAGTAAACATTGCACAGAGCCCTCTTGTATCCGTTTGTTAGGGCAATTCTGCCTTAACCTTACTGTAAACATGACCAtgtatccagcctctccctagtTACATGGAGTGGGAGCAGGGCTGAGCACTGACTGAGGCCTGGAAATCCTGCTGGTCTCACTGGCTTCAGACAAAGCAAAGCCACAGAACCAAAAGTAAAATAAAGCAGTAATTTGTCACCAGTACGTTAGGCCTTTGGGGTTTGAGAGGCTTCTAATTTACAGAGATCATAAGGATGAAGGTTGCTGTGGGGATGAGAGGGAAACTCAGCAAGGCAAACTCAGACTACCGCCTCCAAAGGATGTCTAAAGCTGCTTAAGCTGTGATTGAGAAACAGGACAAGACCACTCATGTTGGTGCTTTTACACTGGAGAGGACCTTAGTGTATCTGCATTTTTATTATCCACGGAGAATCTGTGCCCCATCCCTCACAGATAATGTCATTACTGAATTTCACACCAGTGAAAGTCCTTTTTAATTGAGGAGCACTGCAATAAACGCTGCTAGCTGGGTTATTAAAGCTCTCTTGACCATAGCAAAGTTTCCAGCTAGCAGAGAACACAAGTTGATGATTAGAACCATAAGACACAGAGGTAAGGTCACctctgaaacagaaaaaaaatcaaatggagagagtgggaatagagAGATGAGGTCAGAGGATTAACAATGGGTTAATTTATTAACAAAGAATAGCTTTGTTGAACTGCTGACTTATTCCTGTGTCTAGCTATTCCTATATTGGTTCCAGTACTGAGTTCAGCATCAGTGTTAGGAACTGAATGTTAGTACCAAGTTAACCTGCTCTGACTGCTTGGTGTTTGTTTATAACTATTCCTAATCTCCAAGTAGTTGTGTGACTACACATTACTATTGTGTAGGAATATCGCTGTGTGAATTGGTGGGAAAACACTTGTTTATGAATaggactgttttaattagttttttaacatgtatagtgtttaatacacctcaagtggctgcacaaggaatggccacttcctagcttattggttcatccatcaggtgaatatgtgttttctcattggttggtttggccacaggtatctcataggtttcctgattggactattgttagctaaggagtacctcttatctcaggtataaaaggtgtcgtttttagTTAaccactctcttgctctctctccacgcccccccccccacacttcccccccacacttcccccccaccccgccaccggccctagctcatcttttgtctattttctcattttgtctcagctcatctcctagtagtaaagctagtgccatgtgctctgtgaccttttctttgttttaaacttttccaataaaaccttgtgaagcaccaagttgttttcaactcattcttggactcctgaaagaagcTGCGGGTCCGAAAATCAGCAGATCCGACAGAACATCAAATGAAAGCATAGAAATATATGAAAAGTACCTATTCCCCTTTCAGAGACAGACCAAGTACTAGTAATAGGAAAATTAACTGTGCCATACTCCATTAAGTAATAAATGTAATGACATGTGAGTTTATGATTCACACTTGGTATCCAAAATATGTACCAGGAATTTTACAATAGTTTCACAGATTTCAGTGTAAGAGAATTCATGTCAAGAGTTGTGCATTACGTTAGCTGTTGCTTTGAGCAATACTCCCCAGGAGCTCCAGTTCAGTCTGAAGGAACCAACACAACCAACCATTTTACACCACAAGAGCATGAGTCGGGGACATGCATTGTTCTTGACAGACCACTTGCTGTTTTGGCCAGTGAGACCCAAGGAGATTCTGACAACCTTTGCACTTCAGGGGAGAGTCATGTGATTGGTCTCTTAGGCCAGTGGATTAAtccatgaggagaaattggagaaAATAGACTCCAGCCTTGATAGGATGTGGTGAATTAACAGGGGACTTCATTGTATTATAATCAGCAATTTGTATTTCAAATTTGAGTATGTAAATTCAGAATATCATTCCAATTTAAACCACAGAAATAAGCCTCCACACAAAGAGAGAACATATAGGACTGACACTATGAAGAAAGCAAAAACTTGGGAATTTTTTGAATTACGTGGCATGCAAATCAGGCAGTTTTATCAAATATGGTCTTCCACACGCTCAGATTACAGTGCAAACAATGAAAGCACAAGTATGTCCCGGTATAGAAAATATACTATCAAAATTTAGTTGAAATGCTTTTTGAGAGATGCAGCAGAATATGGAGTGAAAATCTTCATGCCTTCAAGTTCAGCTGCAAGTTTagtattgtcataggcatactgtacacacacagggtataagtgccatgaagattagctttttgcagcagcacagtacattacaagcattTTACAAAAGATGACTTTTCATATATATGAAGTATAGTCTCTGTGATGGTCAATTCCATCACCTGAATCCTCGGGAAGAGGTAATTGCAGTCTGTTGCTAACAGCGGTTCTTGATCTGATTTCAGACCGAGGAGCCAAGAAACAGCGGAACTCAGGGAACAGGAACCTGGCCTACCAGCAGAAAGCCAATGCCAAGGAGATCTGGTTCAGGGCAGCGGTGATAGCCGTGTGCATTGCGGGCGCGTTCATCTTGGTGTTGCTGGTGGTGCTGGCCCTCCGGATGCTGCGCAGTGAGAACAGGCGGCTGCAGCGGCAACATGAGCAGATGATCTCACGGCTGCACTACAGCTTCCAGGAGCCTCCCACAGAAAAAGTCCTGGTGGGAAACTATGACTTTGAGCCCACAGCAACAATTGCCAGAGACCATGAAAACTGCTGCATGGTGCATAATCAGCAACAGCACTTGGACCCTTATAGTGAGAAGCTTGGCTCATTTTTTCCTTGGGATGTATACAGTGGGCACAAGAAGCCAACCCTGGTGTGATTATGGGCATTCCTACTTAACCATTAACTTCCCTGGTAAATCCCAATTAACCATGCAAGTTAAAAATTGGCCTCTTATTTCAATTAAAGTGCAGTAATGATTAATAAGGAAATAATTGGCAACACTGTTTGTAGATTATGACTTGTTTTGGTGCCAGTTTCTGTTGCTTTTGGTACCTGGCACGGTATTACTTGGCAGTGTTCAACTTGTATGAACCCTTGGCGGGGTGTAGAGTGCAATGCTTTTCTCTGATGTAACTGCCAGACTGTAAGCTCCAACGAGACCCTGCTGAACAACAATTTCTATACTGATGGATGATGCATGTCAGGCTTATTTACAGATAAACACATTCTGAATGATAATTGTAATGTAACATACAATCTAATTACAAATTTGATAACACACTGCAAACTTTTGGTACTTTTATCTGATGCCATTTGATGCTTTCtgcctgtgtggcaactttcaccTCACTCCTGTTGATTAAACGTCATGAAGTACTGAAGAACTATGCCTCATAGCAACGATGCTCTGGAGAACAGAACAGATGATGTGGCAGTGCCATCAAAGGAAGATATGAACCCATATAGTGAAATACAATTGTGAAGTTGCATGTAGGCATAGGAGATGTCAGACTAAAACAAGCAGAGGTCTGTGTAGATAACTTTCTATCGTCCAGCTGTTTAGAATATAATGATTACAGAGCTGATACAAAATAAAGCTCTCTGTGCTCTTCCTAAACTGTTTGCCTGAACTCTAATTTTAACCATTTGTCCTGACAACATCCGTGCAGCAACTACCTTGGTAAATGGTTCTGGGCCCTGACATGTGACATTCTCAGTTTAATGACGTTAGGGGTGGTTTTGTGTGATTGGCTCATGCCCACTCGGATATCAGTAAGACAGTCTGAACTTGTTTTTTCCCTCTTACAACTCTTAAATCTACCGACGAAATGATATTTCAGCCCTTTCACCTTTTGATTTGAGCTTGATTCAAGATGCAATCTCTGAATTGAAAGCCTACTAGGCCAGAGATTGTCCTGGATGAAAAAAATGGGCATTAAAAAGGCTCTGCATTGAATGAGGGGTGCACACTTGATTGGGTGAAGCCACAAGTAGTGGTATTCTGAAGCATCACTTGTCAGAGAATGAAGCTTAAATGAGAAATCTCCCACAAAGGCCTTTCCTCCACAATCTTCCATCTTTGTGGAGAATGGAGCTGGTGGAGGAAGTGTGTCGGAGATCAGAAGGGGTCAGATGATTGTGAGGAGAAAGGTGGAAGGGTGGGAAGTGGATCAAATAGATAGattgcagagggaggttggagAATAGTATGAAGAGAAGATAGTGGATCCTCTGGGAGGCAAATTAACATTTGGAATTGGTGTTGTTTTGGGAGGTGGACTGGGTGGACACCTGTGAACATTAGAAGGGAAGGGGCTGAGATAACCACTCAACATTAAAAAGCTGCCTGGAAGAAGATGGAAACCTTGGTCTCCCAGGCAACAGCCTGCGTACAGACAGGTCTTTTAACTAACACTATACACTCAATTTTCTAGTTTTGCTTCAGTCTGCTGGAGGCCTTGTACACATGGTCAAATTTCATGTTGAACTATGTTTTGTACCCTGTTTAATCACATGCCCAACAGCTTCCATGCATTTGTTTTGGACCAGATCAAAACTCTGTGCTATTGGTGGATAAAGTACCACACCTATCTGAATTCTTaaacaaaaatatgcaaaattatgCAAAAACTCCTTTGCACAATTCTGGAAAAAAGTGTGAAAATTGGCCTTTTTGAGTGTCCTAGCACCCTTCAGGAAATTTAAGTCCTGACTTCTCAAGTGGATTTTCATTTATCCTCTTCCAATATAAAACATTCCCATTTGACGTCAACAGCTGCGCAAAGTCCAAAATTCCTCTTCATTGTGATTTTCAGCCTTATTGGTCTGGAAAATGgtcattagtcatagagtcatgcagtcatacagcacagaaaccgacctctttgcccatccacattgatcccattttctgGCAAAAGAAGGtacccttccatgccttgccgatgtaagtgtctatctaaatgcctcttaaatataataattgtatctgattccaccacatcccTTGAGGATTGAAACTTATGCAATTctctagatgtggcctcaccagtaccctgtacaaatgtaacaattcttctctatttctaaactccaatcctcttgcaataaaggccaatatgtcatTTGCCATCCTGACCACTTGCTGTACTTCCCTGCTaactcatgcacaagaacacctagatccctctgtactttgctcatctgcagtctttcttcacttagataataatctgcctttagattccagTTACTGAAGGGTATGACCTCACACTCtcctacattaaactccagctgccaagCTTTCGCCCACTCACCCAACCTATGCATATTCTGTTGccaagtccaaatatcctcaataCAACATACCCTCCCACCTACTTTCATATCATTGAATCTCTACCCTGAAGTTATGTCCATAAAATTCACGTTGACCGAATGCCATTAACAAAGCCAACCCATGGGAAGACCAGCTAATACTCAAAAGCAATGAATCACACAAATTATTGCATAAAATATAGTTATTAAGTTCACTGCACCGAACCAGTGGGTGGTTCTTTCATCAGGACTATCCAATCCCATAACAATGTTCTTTTTCCATATATCATTATATTCACTTTCAATACTCCCAAATTCACAATCTCCATTCTGGACAAGAGGGACAAAGGCAGTGCAAGACCATCAAGTTCCTCCCTAAATCacaacaccatcctgacctggatcaAAATACTTCGACACCTGATACAAGGTTGCAGTTGATGCTTCTTGGCCAATGCACCATATTCAGAAAGACAACTTACACTTTTAAAAAGGTCAGTCTCTTTACCACTGAACATGAAGCCAATATATCTCAAAGAGTCACAGACCTGGTTTCtttgggagatcttccctccacagcttccagccttGCAATCTCCCAGATCTGCTCAGCCTACTTCTACATCCTgctcaagatccacaaacaggactgcctGGGCAAACCCATTGTTTCCTCCTGCTTTTGACCCACCAAGCTTATTTCTTCCTActttgactccatcctttctcccctgGTCCAGTTCCTTACCATTTACATCCACGACACTTCTGATGACAGTTTCCAACTCCTGGTCTCAAACAGGTTATCTTTATCACGGATGTACAATCCCTTTACACTTCTATCCCACATCAGGGTGGACTCAGGGCCCTTCACTTCCTTCTGGAATAGAGACCCAACTAGTTCCCCTCCACTAGCACACTCAGTCACCTGGCTAATCTGTTCTCACATTGGACAATTTCTCCTGCAATGCTACTCATCTCTAGATGAGAAATTGTGGGAATTAGCATAGGTCCAAGCAATGGCAGTATTTTTGTGGGATATATAGAATAGTCTTTGTTTCCGTCCTGCTTAAGTGCCTCCCTCGACATATTTCCTAGGGTGCCGATGAC includes:
- the LOC127583018 gene encoding BMP and activin membrane-bound inhibitor homolog, which codes for MDRHPTLMAVWLQLELCVITILFTKGEIRCYCDGPQCVATGYMCKSQLSACFTRLLDPQNANSPLLHGCTDTFSNTTEICHAQNYNHHKGHWSLLECCWEDMCNYKGLQEVLLHSGSSMSDRGAKKQRNSGNRNLAYQQKANAKEIWFRAAVIAVCIAGAFILVLLVVLALRMLRSENRRLQRQHEQMISRLHYSFQEPPTEKVLVGNYDFEPTATIARDHENCCMVHNQQQHLDPYSEKLGSFFPWDVYSGHKKPTLV